Genomic segment of Anaerobacillus alkaliphilus:
GTGACGGCAGTCATTCCAGTTGGACAGTTTACATCCTCACAACCAGTGGTAACGGCAATTATCCCTAGCGATTCTGTCATTGCCCTAACAGATATCTACAAACATCAAGCCCCATCTAGCTTACACCTTTTTGGAACTGACCATCAAAACCGAGATATTCTTAGTAGGATTATGTACGGTACAAAGCAAACATTGTTAATTGGCTTTGTGTCAGTGGCAATTGGTGCATTTGTAGGAACCATTCTCGGTCTTCTAGCCGGTTATTACGGGCGCTGGGTTGACTCCTTGTTAACGAGATTTACCGATATTTTACTAGCGTTTCCTGGAATTTTACTAGCGATTGCCGTCATCGCGTTACTTGGTGCAGGATTAGTAAATATCATTGTTGCTGTTGCCGTCTTTACGATACCAATCTTTATACGAATTGTTCGAGCAAGTACGCTAGCATTAAAAGAAAAAACGTATGTTGAGGCAGCCAAGTCGATTGGTGTGAAAGATCATACGATCATTTTGCGTCACATTTTTCCAGGGACATTATCTGTCGTTATGGTGTACTTAACAATGCGTGTCGGAACTGCCATTCTTATTGGTGCAGCACTAAGCTTTTTAGGTCTCGGTGGTGACATCACAGCACCTGAATGGGGGGCAATGCTTAGCTCAGCAAAAGATAATAGTCGTAACTTATTCCATCCAACGTTTTTCCCAGGCTTAGCCATTGTGATTACAGTCCTTAGCTTTAACTTGCTTGGTGATGGACTTAGAGACGCGTTAGATCCAAAACTAAAAGAATAGGAGTGTTAGGGATGGAAGAGAAGATCTTAAACGTAGAAAATTTAAAAATCAATTTCCGAACGGACGGCAAGGAATTCACCGTTGTCAATAACATCTCCTTTTTTATAAAAGCTGGCGAAACCTTAGGCGTTGTAGGGGAGTCAGGTTGTGGAAAAAGTGTAACAGCTCTATCAATCATGAAGCTGCTCGCTACTCCGCCGGGAATTTATGCTGGAGGAGAAATTACTTACTTGGGTGAAAATATTTTAGTTAAAAAAGAAAGGGAGATGCGAAGGTTACGAGGAAATGAAATATCGATGATTTTCCAAGAGCCTATGACATCCCTAAATCCAGTTATTACAGTTGGGGATCAAATTGATGAAGTTCTTCTTCTTCATAATAAAATTTCAAAAGCACAAGCCCAAGAAAAGTCTATTAATATGTTAAAACTAGTAGGGATCCCAAGGCCAGAGGAGATTTACAATAGCTATGCTTATGAGCTTTCTGGCGGGATGAGGCAAAGAGTGATGATTGCGATAGGTCTTGCCTGCCAGCCGAGGCTCTTAATTGCAGATGAACCTACAACAGCATTAGATGTAACCATTCAGGCGCAAATCTTAGATTTAATGAGAGATTTAAAGGAACGAACAAATACAGCAATTATGTTTATTACGCACGACTTAGGTGTTGTGGCAGAGATGTGTGATCGAGTCATTGTGATGTACTCTGGTGAAATTGTCGAAGAAGCGGATGTATTAACTCTTTTTAAAGACCCGAAGCATCCTTATACGAAAGGGTTACTAGAGTCAATTCCTAAATTAGGGGACAGAAAGAAACGGTTAAAACCTATTCCAGGTCAGGTGCCAGCCCCTGGTTCGATAAAAGTTGGGTGTAAGTTTGCTGATCGCTGTCCATATGTTATGGGGGTTTGTCGGGAAGCTGACCCACCTTTACTACAAATAACAGAAGGTCATACGAGTCGCTGTTGGCTTTATGAAAAGGAGGCGAAAGAATTTGAATACTCCATTACTTGAGATCCGAAACTTAAAGAAACATTTTCCAATTCGCTCTGGTCTTTTAAATCGCCAGACAAAGTACGTCAAAGCTGTTGATGGAATTACGTTTTCAGTTACAGAAGGAGAGACGGTAGGTATTGTTGGTGAATCAGGGTGCGGGAAATCAACAATGGGCCGGACGCTGTTGCAACTAACTACCCCGACAGAGGGAGAAGTAATTTTTCAAGGCAAAAACTTAATCGGAGTAAGTCCAAAAGAATTACGGGAAATGCGCAAAGATATGCAAATGGTTTTTCAAGACCCTTATTCGTCTCTTAATCCTCGCTTAAATGTGTTTGAAATCTTAAGTGAACCGTTAACGACTCATGGTGTTCGTGATAAACAAAAACGTAAGAAATTGATATCGGAAATCTTGCATGTAGTCGGTTTGAACGAAACCCAAATGTACCGTTATCCCCATGAATTTTCTGGGGGGCAACGTCAACGAATTGGGATTGCTAGAGCGTTAATCTTACAGCCAAAACTCATTGTCCTAGATGAACCAGTTTCGGCGTTAGATGTTTCGATTCAATCGCAAATTATCAATTTACTTCAAGACTTGCAGGAGGAGTTTGGCTTAACGTATCTGTTTATTTCCCATGATTTAAGTGTTGTCTATCAGCTCTGTGATAAGATCTGTGTGATGTACTTGGGGAAAATTGTTGAAATGGGCGATGTCGATCTCTTATATGAAAATCCACGTCATCCTTATACGAAAAGTTTGCTCTCTGCCGTACCGGTCCCTGATCCTTTGCATAAAAAAGAACGGATTATTCTAAAAGGAGACGTTCCGAATCCAGCCTCACCTCCACCAGGATGTGCGTTTGCTCCTCGTTGTCCTGAAGTGATGGACATGTGCCATAAGATAAAACCTGAGTTACAGAATTGTTCAGGAGTTCAAGTAGCCTGTCATTTATATAAAGATGAGAGAGTGACAGTTCATGTATAGCAGAAAACGGGTTGGAGTGATTACAGGAACAGAAATGACGAGAGTAGCTTTAAGTAAGCAATTAGAGGAAACGATTGGTGATATTGTTCAAGTTGATAGTTATGCTCTTGATGAGTGGACTGGCGGCCTGATCACGGCTGATGTTCTTATCGTTTCATCGGAGGTATTAGTAGAAGAACCGGGATTTAAAGTTGTCTCTCGGGACGTGCCGATTATTGTTGCCAAACGAATTATTAACTATAACTTTATTGATAGACTTTTATCAATTCCAGAAGGAACGGATGTATTACTAGTAAACGATGTGAAGTCAACGGTTTATGAATCAATAAGTTCTCTAGAAAAATTAGGGGTCGACCATTTAAACTACATTCCTCATCTGCCAGGTGAAACACCAATACGTCCTGTAACTATTGCGATCACTCCAGGAGAAATTGCGTACGTACCAGAATGGGTAGAAAGGGTCATTGATATTGGACCTAGGTTACTAGATTTATCGACGATATTAGAAGCACTTCGTTTTTTTGAGCTTGATCATGAGGTAAGTCTATCAGAGAAGTATATGAAAAAAATCATCCAGTTATCTAGAGAATTAATCAAAACAAACCAGGAAACACTGCTATTAAACACACATCTTAAGAAAGTCATTGATGGTGTTCATGATGGAATATTAGCGATCAATGCTCAAGGTGTGATTACAGCTTTTAATGAAAATCTAGAGTCAATTTTATCGATCTCTAGGGAAACAGCCATTGGTAGAAAAATAGATGATATTATTTCTGATACGAATTTACTATATTTTATTATTAATGGTGACATAGAGGATAATATGTTGGTATCAACAACGCACTACGAAGTTGTCGTCAATCGTTTTAAAATTATCACGGATCACTCGATTGTTTGTACGTTTAAAGATACGAAAAAAACAATTGAGATTGAGAAAAAATTAAAACAAAAAATGGTAAGTCAAGGTTATGTTGCCAAATATAAGTTGAATGATATTATTGGTGAGAGTACAAAAATTCAAGAGGCAAAGCAAATTGCCAATAAATTAGCTAAAACAAACTTAACGGTGTTAATAGAAGGTGAGTCAGGCACCGGAAAAGAACTTTTTGCAAGTGCAATTCATTCGTTATCCGAGCGAAGAGTTGGACCTTACTTAGCAGTCAATTTCAGCGCATTGCCAGAAGATTTAGTAGAGGCAGAGTTGTTTGGTTATGAGGAAGGCTCGTTTACTGGAGCAAAAAAAGGTGGAAAAGTAGGCTTGTTTGAGCAAGCAAATGGTGGAACGATTTTTCTAGATGAAATAGGGGATATCTCTCCCAAAATTCAAGCGAGATTACTTCGTGTTTTACAAGAAAAAGAGATTATGAGAATTGGTGGAAATAAAATTATTCCAATCGACGTGCGAATTATTGCTGCAACCAATTGTAACTTTGTAGAGATGATCCATAACGGTAAATTCAGAGTGGATCTCTATCATCGCTTAAAAGCCTTGTATTTGCGGTTGCCACCATTGCGAGAACGTCTTGAGGATTTGCCCTATCTCATCCGTCATTTTATGATTATGAACGGAAAAGAACATATTTATATTGAAGACGAAGTGTTGCTTCAACTGCAATCGTATTCTTGGAATGGAAATATCCGAGAATTGAAAAATACAATTGATTACATGCTCACCGTTTGCGATGGAACGAAAATCCGCTTAACTGATGTACCGAACCATCATTTCTTTGAAGTAGATATCGTAGCTCCAGTCCAGGATAGTCAAAGGGAATATGGTCAAACGAAACAAGAGAAGCTAAAAGAGATTTTGTTAGATTGGGATACAAATGGTGAGCGTACAGAATATTTGTTTTTATTGAATGAAATTTATGAACTAAATCAACAAAAAGAATTAGTGGGAAGAAAAAAGCTATCTCAGCTAGCGGAAGCCCACTTGAATTATTCTTTAACAGAACAACAAATTCGCTACCGACTTCAGTATCTTGAAGAGCTTGGGTTTATTAGCAAAAGAAAAGGTCGAGCTGGAACAAAGATAACCCCAGAAGGTAGAGAACTTCTTATATTGGATGGTGAATGGACATGATAAAACTTATAAAAAACGGAGAGGTTTACGCTCCTGAATATTTAGGAAAACAGACAGTACTAGTCGTCGATCACAAGATTGCGAAAATTGGAGAAGTGAATGAAGCCATTTTAAATACAGACTTAGATGTAGAAGTGATTGACGCGGAAGGATGTATCGTGATGCCGGGAATGATTGATCCCCATGTACACCTAATTGGGGGCGGTGGGGAAGGTGGATTTGCCACACGGACTCCTGAAATTCAACTCTCAGATATCGTGCGATCTGGTATTACGACAGTCGTGGGTTGTTTAGGAACGGATGGTACCACTAGACATATGACGTCTCTACTGGCAAAGGCTCGTGGCCTAGAAGAAGAAGGGATCACAACGTTTATTTACACTGGTAACTACCATGTACCAACTCCAACAATCACTTGTTGTGTGAAAGATGATATTATCATCGTCGATAAAATCATTGGTGCAGGAGAAATTGCTATATCTGATTCAAGATCTGCTCAACCTTCTGTCCACGAAATTGCGAAGCTGGTAGCAGAAGCGAGAATTGGTGGATTACTAAGTGGAAAAGCAGGTGTCACTCATTTTCATATTGGACCTGGGAAACAACGCTTGCAGTTCTTGCATCAAATTATGGAAGACTATGAGATCCCAGCTTCAAAGATTTATTGTACACATATCACAAGAAGTAAAGAACTGGTCGATGACGCAATTACGCTTGCTAACAAAGGCTCTTTTGTTGATATGACTGCTGATAACGATACAGGAGAATGGTTTAGCTACTACAAGGAAAACGGTGGTGATCTTAACCAACTGACGTTCTCTTCAGATGGAAATGGAAGTTTACCTGTGTTTGATCAAAATGGAAAGCTTATGGGGATAGGTGTTGCAAGTACGTATACCTTATATGAGACGTTTGTGGCGACCGTTCGTGATCAAGGATGTCCTTTAGAAGAGGTAATACCAGTTGTCACCTCGAATACAGCAACAGCACTGCAATTAAAGCATAAAGGACGATTAGTAAAAGGGAACGATGCTGACTTACTTCTTTTAGATAAAGATCAATTAGCAATCAGGCACGTGTTTGCTAAAGGGAAACAGATGGTGAAAAACGGTGAAGTCATCGTGAAAGGTACGTTTGAATAAGTGTGCAGACGCAAGGGCTTAGAGGCTCTTGCGTATTTTTTAGGTACATAAATCTGGAATTGGAATTTTTCAAATGGTACGATACAGTATGAGGTGAAAAAGGGTATGGCGTTTGGAATAAAACGGGATGAGTTAGTAACCTGGAAGAACAAAGTAAAAGAAGGCGAGATAGCGTTTCTCACCCATTATTGGTATGATCCCAGATTTCCTGAGGTTAAGACAGTCACAAAAGTTGGTTGTGCAGATCTTGAAAAGCTAATCGCTTGGGGGAAACAATATAACATACCAGCAAAATACATAGATAATCGCTATGATTTTCCTCATTTTGATTTATTAGGGGAAAGGCAAGTTGAAATCATGTCTAGTGAAAATAAGTTAGATCAGTTACAAAGGTTTAAAAGATAAGGTGGGATTAGAAGATGAGTCTTATAGGTAAAAAGGTAGTATTAGCTGCGTCAAGAAAATTAGAGGAAATGAGTGTTCTGATCGAAAAGCAGGGCGGTACTCCGGTCATCCGTTCATTACAAGGAACTGTTTTTCTAGCGGAAAAGGAAGTTGAGCCAGTGCTGAAAGAGCTAGTGTCAGAAAAAGCTGATATGTTGATTTTTACAACTGGGATCGGACTTGAGACATTGCTTGAGATTACAGCAAAACTTGGGATACAGGAGCAGTTCATAGAAATCATTAACCAAGCAGACGTAGCTTCAAGGGGATATAAAACATTTGGGGCCTTAAAGAAAATCGGTATCAAGCCAATGGCTGTAGATGAAGATGGGACAACAGATGGATTAATAAAAGCACTTAAAGGGTATAGTTTTGAAGGGAAAAGAGTAGCTGTACAGCTTCATGGTGATCCAGCACCACGGTTAATAACATTTCTAGAAGATCAGGGTGCCAGCGTCTTGCAAATTCTCCCTTATCAGCATATTTCACCTGAAGCTGAAACAGTTGAAAAACTCTGTCAGGAATTAGTAGATAAAGAAGTTGATGCTGTATGTTTTACAACTGCGATACAAGTTCGCTCGCTCTTTTATTATGCTAAAGAACATGGGTATCTAGAGGATATCGTTGAAGCATTTAAAAAAAATGTGCTGGCTGTTGCTGTAGGGAAGGTAACTGCAGAAGCACTACGTGAAGAGAAAATTGAGAAGTATTTAGCGCCAGAACTTGAGCGAATGGGAGCAATGATTGTGGAGCTTTCGAAATACTATAAGGAGAACAATGTATGAACGGACAAATACGTAGCAATATCCAACCAGGTGTTGAAGTAGAGGTCGTCTTAAAGCAGGACCAACGGAGTGGAAAAACGACGCGAGGAATTGTCAAAGATATATTAACAAACTCTGCCAATCACCCTCATGGCATTAAAGTTCGACTTCAGGACGGACAAGTAGGTCGTGTAAAAGTGATTTTAAATGGTAATAATTAAACGAGTAAGTCTTCCTCTTATGTGGTATAAATAATTAAATCATTAAGTAGAGGAGGTTCATTGGATGAAATGGTATCGATTTTTCTTACTAATGGCCACAATTGTTTTACTTGTGGGTTGTGGAGAAGAAACAAATGGTGGGCAGGAGAATGATACAAATTCAGAAATAGGGCAAGAAGCCCCAGATGAAACTGAAACGACTGATGAAAGTACAGAAACAGACAGCAATGAGGAGACAAATACGGATGCTGAACAAGCTTTTGCAGATCCTGAGCATGTTGCAGACGAACTAGTAGCTGCCATGGATAGTCAAGATATGGAAACGATTGCTAACCTTGTTCATCCTGCTAAAGGTGTTCGTTTTTCACCTTATGCCTATGTTCATGTTGATACGGATCAAGTATTTTCTGCTGATGAAATTTTAGTTTTAATGGAAGACGACACCGTTTACGAGTGGGGCGTATTTGATGGATCAGGTTACCCTATTGAAATGACGTTTCAAGAGTACTTTTACCGATTTGTATATGATGAGGATTACGCGAACGCCGAGGAAAAAGCTGTGAATGAGAGGCTCGGAGCTGGGAACACACTAGATAACACGTCTGAAATCTATCCAGATGCAACGGTTGTTGAATATCATTTTACAGGATTCGATCCGGAATTTGCAGGAATGGATTGGAGAAGTCTTCGTTTAGTGTTTGAGGAACTAGACGGTGCCTGGTACTTGGTCGGGGTAATCCATGATGAATGGACAATTTAATTTAGGAGGCACTTGCTATTAGGCAGGTGCCTTTTCCTATGAAAAATGAATGTAGAGTCCCTGTTTTACTAATAATAGGTAGGTACATTTTAATGAAAGTGGGAGATCTTTTGTCTAGTGCTCATGAAGTTGATGTAGTCATTATTGGGGCTGGTCTCGCTGGCTTAGCGGCAGCTTTAGAATTACAAAAGCGGAACATCTCCTTTGTAGTCTTAGAGGCGAGCGAACGTCCTGGAGGAAGAGTGTATAGCTTACAGACAAAAGACAGAATTACGATTGATCTAGGTGCTCAGTGGATTGAAAAAGAGCATGTTCGGATGAAGAAACTGCTGTCTCAGTTTGGTTTGAAAACAGTTTCAACGTACAAGGAAGGCAATTCTATCTATAAGTTTAGAGACCGAGTAACGAAAGGGAAGTTGCCTCCTTTATCAGCAAGCGGCTACCTAGATTTTTTGCAGTTTACAGTGAAGTTAAATAAAGTTAGTAAGGCTTTGGATTCTTTGGAACCTTGGGAAAGTGAGCATGCCAAGGATCTTGATAAAATAACGATGGAACAATTTCTTCTAGATCATACGTATACAGCTAGTGCGGGAAGTGTTTATAAATATTTGCTTGAAGAAATGATTTGCTGTAATCTTCATGAGGTTTCAGCACTAGATTTACTGTGGTGTGTGAAAACTGCCGGCTCAGTTAACAAGTTTCGAAATTCTGAGGACATTTGGATTAAAGATGGCGTTGGTATGCTTGTGAATAAAATTGCTAAGCGAATTGAGGATCGTATTTACTATCGACAGCCAGTTACTAGGATTACCTATGAGGAAGGGGGAGCAAGTGTCAAAACTATGAACGGTGGTTGTTGGAAGGGAAAACGGGTGATTGTGGCTATTCCCCCTAATTTACAAGCGAAAATTCATTATCAACCTCCATTACCATTCGTAAGGGCACAATTGCTCGAGCGATCGGGTCTTCCTTCAGTAATAAAAGCAGTGATTATCTACAAAAAACCTTTTTGGCGCGAAAAAGGATTAAGTGGCATTATTAATTCAGATACAGGACCTATAAATGAAACCGCGGATAGTTCCCCGAAAGACGGAAGGCGTGGGGTGTTAACGGTGCTAATTACAGGAGATAGTGCTAGGGCAGAGGTCAACGCTAATGAGATTTTAGCTGAATTAGTACCGTTTTTAGGGAATGAAGCTCTGGAGCCGTTAGAGGTATATTTACATAACTGGTCAGAGCAAGAATGGACTCGGGGAGGCTATGGTGTTCATTTTGCACCAGGTGTCCTAACTAGCTATGGCAAAGCTTTAATAGACCCGGTAGCTTGCATCCATTGGGCAGGAACCGAAACAGCGACAGAGTGGCGCTTGTTTATGGAAGGTGCAGTACAGTCAGGGGAAAGAGCGGCGTTTGAGGTTATTGAACAGATTAGGTGCTAGGGCGTGGATTGGGAGATCCGTGATCTAATGGGTAGAACGGAGGACGTACGAAAAATAAACTTCTAATCGAGCTGAATCGATCACGGATATGTAAGTAACTGGAAAGGTTGTGCTCGGTTTGAGTTGAATTGAATACGAATATGTAAGTAACTGGTAAATCGGTGCTCGGTTTGAGCTGAATTGAATACAAATATGTAAGTAACTGGTAAATTGGTGCTCGGTTTGAGCTGAATTGAATACAAATATGTAAGTAACTGGTAAATCGGTGCTCGGTTAGAGCTGAATCGATCACAGATATGTAAGTAACTGGTAAATTGGTGCTCGGTTTGAGCTGAATTGAATACGGATATGTAAGTAACTGGTAAATCGGTGCTCGGTT
This window contains:
- the iadA gene encoding beta-aspartyl-peptidase — its product is MIKLIKNGEVYAPEYLGKQTVLVVDHKIAKIGEVNEAILNTDLDVEVIDAEGCIVMPGMIDPHVHLIGGGGEGGFATRTPEIQLSDIVRSGITTVVGCLGTDGTTRHMTSLLAKARGLEEEGITTFIYTGNYHVPTPTITCCVKDDIIIVDKIIGAGEIAISDSRSAQPSVHEIAKLVAEARIGGLLSGKAGVTHFHIGPGKQRLQFLHQIMEDYEIPASKIYCTHITRSKELVDDAITLANKGSFVDMTADNDTGEWFSYYKENGGDLNQLTFSSDGNGSLPVFDQNGKLMGIGVASTYTLYETFVATVRDQGCPLEEVIPVVTSNTATALQLKHKGRLVKGNDADLLLLDKDQLAIRHVFAKGKQMVKNGEVIVKGTFE
- a CDS encoding flavin monoamine oxidase family protein, which codes for MSSAHEVDVVIIGAGLAGLAAALELQKRNISFVVLEASERPGGRVYSLQTKDRITIDLGAQWIEKEHVRMKKLLSQFGLKTVSTYKEGNSIYKFRDRVTKGKLPPLSASGYLDFLQFTVKLNKVSKALDSLEPWESEHAKDLDKITMEQFLLDHTYTASAGSVYKYLLEEMICCNLHEVSALDLLWCVKTAGSVNKFRNSEDIWIKDGVGMLVNKIAKRIEDRIYYRQPVTRITYEEGGASVKTMNGGCWKGKRVIVAIPPNLQAKIHYQPPLPFVRAQLLERSGLPSVIKAVIIYKKPFWREKGLSGIINSDTGPINETADSSPKDGRRGVLTVLITGDSARAEVNANEILAELVPFLGNEALEPLEVYLHNWSEQEWTRGGYGVHFAPGVLTSYGKALIDPVACIHWAGTETATEWRLFMEGAVQSGERAAFEVIEQIRC
- a CDS encoding ABC transporter ATP-binding protein: MNTPLLEIRNLKKHFPIRSGLLNRQTKYVKAVDGITFSVTEGETVGIVGESGCGKSTMGRTLLQLTTPTEGEVIFQGKNLIGVSPKELREMRKDMQMVFQDPYSSLNPRLNVFEILSEPLTTHGVRDKQKRKKLISEILHVVGLNETQMYRYPHEFSGGQRQRIGIARALILQPKLIVLDEPVSALDVSIQSQIINLLQDLQEEFGLTYLFISHDLSVVYQLCDKICVMYLGKIVEMGDVDLLYENPRHPYTKSLLSAVPVPDPLHKKERIILKGDVPNPASPPPGCAFAPRCPEVMDMCHKIKPELQNCSGVQVACHLYKDERVTVHV
- a CDS encoding uroporphyrinogen-III synthase; protein product: MSLIGKKVVLAASRKLEEMSVLIEKQGGTPVIRSLQGTVFLAEKEVEPVLKELVSEKADMLIFTTGIGLETLLEITAKLGIQEQFIEIINQADVASRGYKTFGALKKIGIKPMAVDEDGTTDGLIKALKGYSFEGKRVAVQLHGDPAPRLITFLEDQGASVLQILPYQHISPEAETVEKLCQELVDKEVDAVCFTTAIQVRSLFYYAKEHGYLEDIVEAFKKNVLAVAVGKVTAEALREEKIEKYLAPELERMGAMIVELSKYYKENNV
- a CDS encoding sigma-54 interaction domain-containing protein, which produces MYSRKRVGVITGTEMTRVALSKQLEETIGDIVQVDSYALDEWTGGLITADVLIVSSEVLVEEPGFKVVSRDVPIIVAKRIINYNFIDRLLSIPEGTDVLLVNDVKSTVYESISSLEKLGVDHLNYIPHLPGETPIRPVTIAITPGEIAYVPEWVERVIDIGPRLLDLSTILEALRFFELDHEVSLSEKYMKKIIQLSRELIKTNQETLLLNTHLKKVIDGVHDGILAINAQGVITAFNENLESILSISRETAIGRKIDDIISDTNLLYFIINGDIEDNMLVSTTHYEVVVNRFKIITDHSIVCTFKDTKKTIEIEKKLKQKMVSQGYVAKYKLNDIIGESTKIQEAKQIANKLAKTNLTVLIEGESGTGKELFASAIHSLSERRVGPYLAVNFSALPEDLVEAELFGYEEGSFTGAKKGGKVGLFEQANGGTIFLDEIGDISPKIQARLLRVLQEKEIMRIGGNKIIPIDVRIIAATNCNFVEMIHNGKFRVDLYHRLKALYLRLPPLRERLEDLPYLIRHFMIMNGKEHIYIEDEVLLQLQSYSWNGNIRELKNTIDYMLTVCDGTKIRLTDVPNHHFFEVDIVAPVQDSQREYGQTKQEKLKEILLDWDTNGERTEYLFLLNEIYELNQQKELVGRKKLSQLAEAHLNYSLTEQQIRYRLQYLEELGFISKRKGRAGTKITPEGRELLILDGEWT
- a CDS encoding YwbE family protein, producing the protein MNGQIRSNIQPGVEVEVVLKQDQRSGKTTRGIVKDILTNSANHPHGIKVRLQDGQVGRVKVILNGNN
- a CDS encoding ABC transporter permease, with protein sequence MFPHQQNHYSPFRAFITKFLKQRVAVVSMGVVILILLFGFLGPMFAPYDPQRPVTEQYAAKGIEIESVTSSSVGLQGLLSDGTIIDGSQLERLSFESENQRVAAARVSEAGMMVSAYRQGSTIITIKSGEVSSIVKADVSSNEVDDPFPSYIFVEPIKEEMNVGARIQLQPKLIISDGKTLETKEQIDSFLEEYGGEAETKDDGFGRPATEPDSVLQFQSLHEDVASVDEHGFVTILSEGEGLIKISVAGVTAVIPVGQFTSSQPVVTAIIPSDSVIALTDIYKHQAPSSLHLFGTDHQNRDILSRIMYGTKQTLLIGFVSVAIGAFVGTILGLLAGYYGRWVDSLLTRFTDILLAFPGILLAIAVIALLGAGLVNIIVAVAVFTIPIFIRIVRASTLALKEKTYVEAAKSIGVKDHTIILRHIFPGTLSVVMVYLTMRVGTAILIGAALSFLGLGGDITAPEWGAMLSSAKDNSRNLFHPTFFPGLAIVITVLSFNLLGDGLRDALDPKLKE
- a CDS encoding ABC transporter ATP-binding protein — encoded protein: MEEKILNVENLKINFRTDGKEFTVVNNISFFIKAGETLGVVGESGCGKSVTALSIMKLLATPPGIYAGGEITYLGENILVKKEREMRRLRGNEISMIFQEPMTSLNPVITVGDQIDEVLLLHNKISKAQAQEKSINMLKLVGIPRPEEIYNSYAYELSGGMRQRVMIAIGLACQPRLLIADEPTTALDVTIQAQILDLMRDLKERTNTAIMFITHDLGVVAEMCDRVIVMYSGEIVEEADVLTLFKDPKHPYTKGLLESIPKLGDRKKRLKPIPGQVPAPGSIKVGCKFADRCPYVMGVCREADPPLLQITEGHTSRCWLYEKEAKEFEYSIT